One genomic window of Salmo salar chromosome ssa12, Ssal_v3.1, whole genome shotgun sequence includes the following:
- the LOC123725431 gene encoding LOW QUALITY PROTEIN: skin secretory protein xP2-like (The sequence of the model RefSeq protein was modified relative to this genomic sequence to represent the inferred CDS: substituted 4 bases at 4 genomic stop codons) has translation MLPIYMYRAPSEAHSKSPSESPSEAPSEAHSEAPSESPSEAPSEAHSNAPSEAPSESPSKSPSEAPSEALSEAPSESPSEAPSESPSESPSEAPSESSSESLSEAPSESPSKAPSEAPSEAPSEAPSEAPSEVPSESPSKAPSEAPSESPSKAPSESPSEVPSEAPSEAPSEALGKPXXGPXXSPCEDPRKAPSEASSEAPSEVPSEAPSEAPSEAPSEAPSEAPQTEVLVVKKTLSPIIFIFLNQTQKT, from the exons atgctTCCCATATACATGTATAGGGCCCCTAGTGAAGCCCATAGTAAGTCCCCTAGTGAGTCCCCTAGTGAGGCCCCTAGTGAAGCCCATAGTGAGGCCCCTAGTGAGTCCCCTAGTGAGGCCCCTAGTGAAGCCCATAGTAA TGCCCCTAGTGAGGCCCCTAGTGAGTCCCCTAGTAAGTCCCCTAGTGAGGCCCCTAGTGAGGCCCTTAGTGAGGCCCCTAGTGAGTCCCCTAGTGAGGCCCCTAGTGAGTCCCCTAGTGAGTCCCCTAGTGAGGCCCCTAGTGAGTCTTCTAGTGAGTCCCTTAGTGAGGCCCCTAGTGAGTCCCCTAGTAAGGCCCCTAGTGAA GCCCCTAGTGAGGCCCCTAGTGAAGCCCCTAGTGAGGCCCCTAGTGAG GTCCCTAGTGAATCTCCTAGTAAGGCCCCTAGTGAGGCCCCTAGTGAATCTCCTAGTAAG GCCCCTAGTGAGTCCCCTAGTGAGGTCCCTAGTGAGGCCCCTAGTGAGGCCCCTAGTGAAGCCCTAGGGAAGCCCTAGTGAGGCCCCTAGTGAAGCCCATGTGAAGATCCTAGAAAGGCCCCTAGTGAGGCCTCTAGTGAAGCTCCTAGTGAGGTCCCTAGTGAAGCTCCTAGTGAGGCCCCTAGTGAGGCCCCTAGTGAAGCTCCTAGTGAGGCCCCTCAGACAGAAGTTTTAGTCGTAAAAAAAACATTGTCAccgattatttttatttttttaaatcaaacgcAAAAGACTTGA